TTGCTTGCTAACCCAAATAGCAATACGCGGTATGGTATCAGAAAAATGCAGTTCCCACTTAGCACCTAAAGGTTGCGCGATCGCATTAAATGCAGGCCCAATTAAATCCCGTGGTAAGTTAAACCCCTCTAGCTGCCATTCAATCCGCGTGAGAAATAACCCAGCAGCAAAATCTGTATGCTGATCTGCATGGATAATATTGCCACCGTTAGCATAGATAAAGTTAGCAATTTTCGCCACTAAACCCCGTTGATCGGGGCAAGAAATGAGCAATGTTGCTGTTGGGTTTGTCATTTGTCATTTGTCATTGGTCATTGGTCATTTGTCCAGAGTCAATCAATGGGCAATTAACAATTGCTCCCTTGTCCTCCTTGTCCCCCCTTCGGGTTCGCCAGTCGCCTGCGGATGGAAACCCTCCCGCAGCGCTGGTCTCACCTCATCCCCCCACACTCCCCACACTCCCCCATCTTTTGCTAGTTATTTGCTACTTGCTGGAGTCGGTTGCGGAGGGCTGGGAAGAGATGTTTTATCGCTACTAGCTGCGGGTTGTTTCCACTCTGATAAATCGCGATTTACTGCATTTTCAAAATCTGTGGATACCAACAGAACATCTATATTACCATCGGGTTTTACCGTTGGGTCAGCTTGCACGTATAAGAAACGGCGATTAAAGTCAGGCTTACCTAACAATAATTGATGGCTTTTTTGATTTTTCAAGCTGATATTGATAGTAGCTTGGGGTTTATCTAAACCGAAATCGCCTTTTTGACTAGCTGGGATGGATAAAGTGCGATCGCTCTTACCCTTGACTAACAAATCCATCAAATAAGAAACAATAGCATCATTCGCTGGCTCTGACACCGGGGATTTCAGCAACCACTTAGGTTGGCTTTCTTGGGGGTTCCGTTCCAGAGTTAAGGCATTCTTTTGCGTCGTAATTGACAAAGACTGCACATCATCTGCCGTAAAAGAGAAAACTTGCTGCTGTTTCTCCTTAACTTCTTCTCGCTGAGTTCCCCCACGTATTTCATAGAAATACACAAAACCGCCCAAACCCAGCGCTAGCAATAGCAAAATTAAAGTCGTTCGCGAAAATTTCATTTTTGGTCAATAGTCAACAGTCAATTAATTATTTCTCCCCACACTCCCCACACTCCCCACACTCCCTCATCCCTCTTCCTACCGTCTTTTCCACCAAATCAAAGATGCTCCAACTAGACCAATCAAGGGTAGAAGTAACAGAGAGGATAATGTTAAAAGACCGGCTTGGGCGGTTGAGATTTCAAGGCGACGGTTTTTCGCTTCTTTGGGGCGAATTGATAGGGATTGTTGATCCTGTTGACTTAGCCAAGTGACTGAGTTGAGGAATACATCGCCATTTAGTTGTCGTTCAAACAAGCCATCGGTGGCAAAATCTGAATTGCCGATGACGACTAACCTTGATTCAGTCGGAGTTTTTTCATCTGGCTTGTTGGTTGGGAGTGGGGAAATAGTAGGACTTGGTAAAGGATTAGGCGTTGGGCTGGCTTGGCTGGCGGTAGTTGGTGATGGTAGCGCAGAAGGGGTAGGCGAAGGGCTGGTATTTGGTTTTCCTTGACCTCTGGCAATAGGTGAAGGTGTAGCTTGACCTTGAGTTGTTGGTGATGGTAGTGGTGAAGGCGTGGGGCTAGGCTGAGTTGTTGATGCTGCTGGTAGTTTTTTCTTTAAAGCCACACCCAAAGTTAGCGGGCCTTTCAGGTCTTTGTCAGCATTAAACTCTAGTTTTTCGCTTTGCAGGTCGCTTTCTGCCCAGCTGTTAGGATAAGGTTTGGTGCGCAACAGAGGAGTAGACTCCACACCAGCGACCGGAGTAGTTTCTACAGGACGTGCAAATCGATAATAAGAACTGCCGTTGCCGAAATCTTTGGTAATTGGATGTTGTCCGTACTCGGTGATAATTGGAACTGCTGGCCCAAATCTGGCAGCACTCCCAGAAACATCAACAGCTAAACGATTATCCAGGCGAACACCCCAATCTTTGAGTAAGTTGTCGAGTTTGGGGTCGCTACCAGGGTCAATCATCAGCAATAAGTTACCGCCACGATTGAGGTAATCGCTTAAAGCTTTCACTTCACCCTCAAACAATTCTCGTTTTGGGCCTGCTACTACCACCGCCGCCGCATCATCGGGAACTTTGGACTTTTCTATTAAATTCAGTGGTGAGGTTGTGAAATTCTTATCAGTTAATCCCTGAACTGCTTGAGACATTCCACCTTCAGCTGCTGTTAGTGGATGTTCGCCGTGTCCTTGGAGAAAGTAAACTTTAGCTGAGTTAGCAGTGGTAATTTGTTGCAGCCGACTTGTTAACCGCACTTCTGACAGCCGTTCATTTTGATTCACCACCTGCACTAACTGTCTTTTATCTTGAGATTCTAGATAAACTTCTCCGTAATCTTTCACGCCAAACTTTTCTGCCAATCCCGGTCTAGCTTGCGGATCGACATACTCAAATTGAAACTTTGAGCTTTGCCTGCGATAATTGTCTAGCAAATCTCGGTCTTGCGGATTCTGATTGACATCAAAAATCCAGACTGTAACTGGTTGTGCTAAATTCTGTACTAATTCCCGCGACTGGGGAGCCAGGGTAAATAACTGCGTTTCTGTTAAATCTGCTCGATAGTGGTAGCGAGTACCCAAAAAGTTTATTAACCCTAAAATTGCTAGTACTGCTATAGTCGCCACCAAAGCGTTAGTTCCCGCTTGGGTTGAACGTCGCCGCCACCATTGACTTTCTTGGCTTTGCACGATCGCCCACAACCCAATGAGCACAATTCCAGTAAATAATAATGCTAAGGAAATTGGCCCCCAATTTGATGCCACTAACCCAGAAGTTAAGCCTGCAACTAATAGAAAAGGGCCAAACCAAAACAGATATTTCCAAAGTTTCTTTTTAGCAGCGATTTTCATTTTATTTGTTATTTGTTATTTGTCTTTGGTGATTTGGCCTGACTAAGTAGTTAAACGCAACTAAATCAAGACTTACGCAAAATCTTTCTCAAACTTTCATTTCTTTGTGCCTTTGTGCCTTAGTGGTAAAAAATCTTGAACCACAAAGACACGAAGACACAAAGGTTTTCATAGATTGCAAATGACTACTGCCTTTGAAAACGCAATGCATCAATTGATTGAGATGTGAGAAAGACACCCAAAAAAATGTAACTAATAAATAAAAGTATGGCGCTGGTATCAAAAATGCCTTGAATAAGAGTATTGAAATGCTTCAGCAAAGAAATATAGCTCAAAGCTTCACCAATTGGGCCAGGGACGATTTTAGCGATTAAATCAACGAATAACAGCATTAAAATGACTGCAAAGGTGAAGACCGCAGAGAGAATTGTACTGTCTGTTAACGATGAAATAAACATTCCCAAAGATAAAATTGCTGCTGCTAGTAAGATTAATCCAAAATGTCCTAACAAAAGAATTGTCGGTGCCATTGGGGGATTGGAGGTACTAATCACAAAAGCTTCAATTGCGATTAAGGGCACAATCATTGTGACAAAAAAAGTCAGTACCCCTAATAATTTACCGACAGCTACCGCCCAGTTTGTAATTGGTGACGTTGCTAACAGTTCTAAAGTGCCTCGCTTACGTTCTTCCGCATATAGTCCCATTGAAAGAATTGGCAGCACAAATAATAATAGCCACCCCATGCGGTCTAAAAATGCGCGAATAAATTCATAAGGAACATCGATTGGCGGTACTGGTACTTGTAGTTGTTGTCCTTGTAAATCTAAAGCGGCGATGGTTGGCAAAATTCCATCTGGCCCTAGCAAAATCATGACTAAGAACAACCCAGATAAAAACCAGAATATGCCAGCAATTACATAAGCCAACGGGGATACAAAGTAACTCTGCAATTCCCGGCGATAAATGGCGATAATATTACTCAGTACTATACCCATCTACGCGGCTTCTCCTTCTGATATTGCTGAGTCTTCTATCGACTCTAAATTCTTTTCTTCTGTCGTCAGTTGCAAGAACACATCTTCTAAGGTAGCGCTGACACGCCGCATTTCATGTAAAGCGAATCCCGCACGCACCACTGTTGTTACGATATCCTTTCCCGGTTCGGTTCCCGGTTGCGATATCACCCGCAAATAAGAACGGTTTGCTTGCGGTGGGTGATGACTTCCCACTGCCGGAATTGATTCTACCAGACTCACACCCGATATATTTTGCAGTACTTGTTTTGCCAGGGCGGCTTCTCCTTCAATCTCTATTTCATAACCAGAGCCACCTGTCAACTGTGTCATGAGATTTTCTGGTGTGTTGGTGGCAACTACCTTACCGCGATTGATAATCGCAACGCGGCTACAGGTCATGCTAACTTCTGGGAGAATATGGGTAGAAAGAATGATTGTATGGGTTCCAGCGAGACTTTTAATTAAATTTCGCACCTCAATGATTTGCCGGGGGTCAAGTCCTACCGTCGGTTCATCTAAGATAATTGCTGGTGGATCGTGGACGATCGCCTGCGCAATCCCTACCCTTTGACGATATCCTTTAGAAAGCTTGCGGATGATTACTTTGCGCTTATCATCTAAATTACAACGCCCGATCGCAGCTTGTACCTTATTATTGCGATCGCCTGCGGGTACGCCCTTAATTCTGGCGACAAAATGCAAAAATCCTTCCACCGTCATCTCTGGATATAACGGCGGTGTTTCCGGTAAATAACCAATGCGTTGCCGCACAGCCAAAGAATTATCGTGGACATCAAAGCCTGCAATCTTCGCCGTACCCTTGGTTGCCGGTAAATAACCGGCTAAAATCCGCATAGTAGTAGTTTTACCAGCGCCATTCGGCCCCAAAAAGCCTAAAATCTCCCCAGGTTCGACGCTAAAAGTCACATCAGAAATCGCTGGGGTAGAACCGTATATTTTACTCAGATGCTCAACTTCAATCATCGGTCTAAGGCGATCGCATTTTTAGAGAATACCCAATAATATTAGATCGCGATGTTTTGATTGCAAGCATTAAACCGGGAACAGGGGATGAGGTGGACAAGGGAGACAAGGGGGACAAGGGGGACAAGGGGGACAGGAAGGGAGAAATGACAAATGACAAATGAAGCGATATAGAAGGCAATAAATTTATGGCTCAAACCTTACGCAAAATAGTTACATTCGATGAATTCGTTGCCAAATACCCCGACACCTCTGGAAAACGTTATGAATTGCATAATGGAGTAGTTGTAGAGATGTCCCAGCCTACAGGTGAACACGAAGAAGTTATAGGTTTTTTGGCACTAAATATATCTATCGAACTTGGGCGACTAAAACTTCCCTACATCATTCCCAAAACAGCGTTGGTTAAACCATTAGAGAGCGAATCAGCTTACTCTCCAGATGTGCTGTTATTAAACCGCCCCAATTTAGTCAATGAACCACTCTGGAAAAAAGACTCTACTGTAAGCCTAGCCGAATCTATACCGTTGGTAATTGAAGTGGTTAGTACTAACTGGCGTGATGATTATCTGACAAAAGTGGCTGCTTATGAAACGGTGGGCATCGCCGAATACTGGATTGTAGATTATGCTGCTTTAGGCGGTAGGCGGTTTATTGGCAATCCCAAACAACCCACTATCTCGGTTTACTCCTTAGTCGAGGGGGAATACCAAATCCAGCAGTTCCGAAACAGCGATCGTATCATCTCACCCACCTTCCCGGAATTGAATTTAACCGCCGAACAGATTTTTCAAGCTGGAGGTGTGCAAATCTAGGAGGGCGAAACACCTAACAATCCGTCAATGATAAAAAATATGCTGTCCTTACTTCCGAGGTTGTTGTCGTTACTTCCGAGGTTTGTGTAGTTACTCCCGAAGTTGCTGTCGTTACTCCCGAAGTTGCTGTCGTTACTCCCGAAGTTGCTGTCGTTACTTCCGAGGTTTGTGTAGTTACTCCCGAAGTTGCTGTCCTTACTCCTGAAGTTGCTGTCCTTACTCCACGATTATTTTAAGCTAATCCTCTAGAGTAAAATATTTGATAAAAGCGATACAAGGTTGCGGCAGATGTTCAGGCGGCTTTGGCGATGGTTCAAAAGGTTGATTCAGCAATTATTGGGCAGAAAAAAGCCTATTTCTCCGTCATTAGCAGCGCAGGAAACCAGAGAAATACGCAGACAATGGACAGATGCGGAGTATAAATCGTTCTTTCTCCAGTTGTTAGCGGGAGTTAATGAGAAAGGCTGGAGTCGGGGACGGGTAAAAGGTTTTTTGGATGCAAACCGCATTAATCAGGCAAATTTGGTGGAGTGGTTGCGTGGTTTTGGTGAAAGGTTGCTAGCTTCAGCTACAGAGAATGATGAGTTAGCAACGCGGATGATGCGACTGGGTGAGTTGAGTGTTGGGGAAGTTAGTGATGTTGCTTATGATATCGGCAGGCGGTTGTTGAGGTGGGAGGAAGAAACGAACCGCCAAGACGCAGAGGACGCGGAGGAAGAAGCAGCGATAAATATTACAGATGATGCGCAAGCTTGGTTTAATCAAGGTAATGAGCAATTTATATCAGGGGATTTTGTAGGTGCGATCGCATCTTATGACAACGCCCTCAAATTCAAACCCGACTTCTACGAAGCTTGGATCAGCCGGGGTGTGGCGCTGGATAATTTAGGGCAATTTGAAAGTGCGATCGCATCTTATGACAACGCCCTTAAATTCAAACCCGACTACCACGAAGCTTGGTACAACCGGGGTGTGGCGCTGGGTAATTTAGGGCAATTTGAAAGTGCGATCGCATCTTATGACAACGCCCTCAAATTCAAACCCGACTTCTACAAAGCTTGGATCAACCGGGGTGTGGCGCTGGATAATTTAGGGCAATTTGAAAGTGCGATCGCATCTTATGACAACGCCCTCAAATTCAAACCCGACTTCTACAAAGCTTGGATCAACCGGGGTGTGGCGCTGGATAATTTAGGGCAATTTGAAAGTGCGATCGCATCTTATGACAACGCCCTCAAATTCAAACCCGACTTCTACGAAGCTTGGATCAACCGGGGTGTGGCGCTGGTTAATTTAGGGCAATTTGAAAGTGCGATCGCATCTTATGACAACGCCCTCAAATTCAAACCTGACTACCACGAAGCTTGGTACAACCGGGGTAATGCAGCAGGAAATTCGGTTAGTTGCGATCAATTGTTGGCTTTTTCTAGTACCATTGCTACACAAAATCCTCAGCTTAACCAGCGTGGCTATGAGGGAAGAGTGGCTAGCTATGAAGAAGGTTTGAAGTATTGCCAACAAAATACTCACCCAGAAGGTTGGGGTATATTGCATCAAGCAATAGGTAATGCTCACTATTTCCGAGGGCGAGGAGATTCTCACCCCCGCAGTTATTGGTACAAAGCTGTTAAAAGCTACAATGAGGCACTAAAAACCCTGACAGCAGAAGATTTTCCTGAGTTGCATCTGGAAGTTTTGCGCTATTTAATTCGCGTCCAGTTGAATTTGGGGGAAAAGGCTAAAGCCGAAGAACTCCAGCGACGGGGTAAAGATGTTTTGCGGCGCTTGCTGGATGAGTGCAAAAGTCCTGCTAAGAAACAGCAGCTAGCTTTGAAGCTCGCAGGTTTTCAGCAGTTTACTGTTGATTTAGCAGTACAGTCAGGAGACTGGTGTGCTGCATTGGAATTAGCAGAACAGGGAAAAAATGCTTGCTTGTCTTGGCTGCTAGATGGGTGGAGTGATGAGTCTCCCAAATGGGTAGAGATGAAAGAATTACTCAATCCCAATACTGCCATAGTTTATTGGCATCTCAGTCCAGCAGCTTTACATACTTTCATCCTCAAGCACAACACCCCATCACCCCTTGTCTTGGGAGAAACGCTTCTGAATCCAACGCAACGCCTACGTGACTTTGAAAACTGGGTAAAAACTTGGAATGAAAAATACGCCGATTATCGCAAAGGTAAAGACAAGCAGAGTGCAGAAGCAGAAACTTGGCGCGACAAGTTACCCGCAATGCTTAACGAACTGGATAAGATTCTCGATATCAATGCTGTTGTCTCTCAAATCTCAGATATTACCCAGCTAATTCTCATTCCTCACCGCGACTTACACCGCTTTCCTCTCCATGCACTGTTTCCTCCTGAATTTACCATCAGCTATTTACCCAGCGCTCAAATTGGTATTAACTTGCAAAAACTAAGACAAACAAATTTAGGAACAATTCACGAACTACCTTTACTTAGCGTAGAATACCCCAACAGTAAAGATTTGCCCCAGCTACCTCATGCAGTTCTAGAATCTGCTGTCATTACCCAGTTATTTAACAATCCAAAAACGCAGGAAATTCCTGGAGAAGATGCCACAAATGCAACAGTTAAAACATCTCTAAAAGACGGTTATAACGTATTTCACTTTACAGGACACAGCACTTATAATTTCCATAATCCCAAAAAATCTGCTTTAGCTCTTAGCGGTGAAGAATTTCTCACCCTAGAGGAAATTTGTAATATTGAGAATCTCAGTAAATATCAACTAGTCAGCCTTTCATCTTGTGAAACTGCAATTACTGGCAATCAAACAATCACTGCCGAATATGCAGGTTTAGTCAGTGCTTTTCTGTCTCAAGGTGTGACAGATGTGGTTAGCAGCTTGTGGAGTTTAACTGATGAGGCGAGTAGTTTTTTGATGATTTACTTTTACTGGCAAATCAAAAAAGGTAAATCCCCAGTCGTCGCTCTCAATCAAGCAACCAAATGGTTACGTAATTTAACATTTAGGAAACTTGAAAGTATTTATCGAGTAATCTTTGCAAAGCTGCCATCAGATGAAACTGTTATCCGCCCTTTTATTAGAAGAAAGCTAAATCAAATGAATGTAATGGAGGTATCAAGTAAGAAACAAAAGCGTTTTGAACATCCATATTATTGGGCAGGTTTTATAAATACAGGCGGATTTAATTTATAAATTTAATCTTTAGGGTGGGCATTGCCCACCACAGCCCAGTTCGAGTTCTTGACATCTGCATAACTAAACATCTTAATTTATCGGCGTGCATCCGTGTAGCTCGGTGGTTATTTATTTTTACCCGTACAGTATTGCAGCATAATTTGCACAAGGTGAGCATTGTCCACCCAGCCCTTTCAACGCGAACAAATGAACTAGTAAGAGATAATTAATAAAAGCCTTACCCTGACTAATTTCTAAAGCATAAAGCCGTTTGCAGCAGACATGAAAGTGCATTGAATTATCCTCCAGGCGATTTAAGT
The genomic region above belongs to Calothrix sp. NIES-2098 and contains:
- a CDS encoding putative ABC-2 type transport system permease protein; its protein translation is MGIVLSNIIAIYRRELQSYFVSPLAYVIAGIFWFLSGLFLVMILLGPDGILPTIAALDLQGQQLQVPVPPIDVPYEFIRAFLDRMGWLLLFVLPILSMGLYAEERKRGTLELLATSPITNWAVAVGKLLGVLTFFVTMIVPLIAIEAFVISTSNPPMAPTILLLGHFGLILLAAAILSLGMFISSLTDSTILSAVFTFAVILMLLFVDLIAKIVPGPIGEALSYISLLKHFNTLIQGIFDTSAILLFISYIFLGVFLTSQSIDALRFQRQ
- a CDS encoding ABC transporter-related protein; the encoded protein is MIEVEHLSKIYGSTPAISDVTFSVEPGEILGFLGPNGAGKTTTMRILAGYLPATKGTAKIAGFDVHDNSLAVRQRIGYLPETPPLYPEMTVEGFLHFVARIKGVPAGDRNNKVQAAIGRCNLDDKRKVIIRKLSKGYRQRVGIAQAIVHDPPAIILDEPTVGLDPRQIIEVRNLIKSLAGTHTIILSTHILPEVSMTCSRVAIINRGKVVATNTPENLMTQLTGGSGYEIEIEGEAALAKQVLQNISGVSLVESIPAVGSHHPPQANRSYLRVISQPGTEPGKDIVTTVVRAGFALHEMRRVSATLEDVFLQLTTEEKNLESIEDSAISEGEAA
- a CDS encoding protein prenyltransferase, alpha subunit gives rise to the protein MFRRLWRWFKRLIQQLLGRKKPISPSLAAQETREIRRQWTDAEYKSFFLQLLAGVNEKGWSRGRVKGFLDANRINQANLVEWLRGFGERLLASATENDELATRMMRLGELSVGEVSDVAYDIGRRLLRWEEETNRQDAEDAEEEAAINITDDAQAWFNQGNEQFISGDFVGAIASYDNALKFKPDFYEAWISRGVALDNLGQFESAIASYDNALKFKPDYHEAWYNRGVALGNLGQFESAIASYDNALKFKPDFYKAWINRGVALDNLGQFESAIASYDNALKFKPDFYKAWINRGVALDNLGQFESAIASYDNALKFKPDFYEAWINRGVALVNLGQFESAIASYDNALKFKPDYHEAWYNRGNAAGNSVSCDQLLAFSSTIATQNPQLNQRGYEGRVASYEEGLKYCQQNTHPEGWGILHQAIGNAHYFRGRGDSHPRSYWYKAVKSYNEALKTLTAEDFPELHLEVLRYLIRVQLNLGEKAKAEELQRRGKDVLRRLLDECKSPAKKQQLALKLAGFQQFTVDLAVQSGDWCAALELAEQGKNACLSWLLDGWSDESPKWVEMKELLNPNTAIVYWHLSPAALHTFILKHNTPSPLVLGETLLNPTQRLRDFENWVKTWNEKYADYRKGKDKQSAEAETWRDKLPAMLNELDKILDINAVVSQISDITQLILIPHRDLHRFPLHALFPPEFTISYLPSAQIGINLQKLRQTNLGTIHELPLLSVEYPNSKDLPQLPHAVLESAVITQLFNNPKTQEIPGEDATNATVKTSLKDGYNVFHFTGHSTYNFHNPKKSALALSGEEFLTLEEICNIENLSKYQLVSLSSCETAITGNQTITAEYAGLVSAFLSQGVTDVVSSLWSLTDEASSFLMIYFYWQIKKGKSPVVALNQATKWLRNLTFRKLESIYRVIFAKLPSDETVIRPFIRRKLNQMNVMEVSSKKQKRFEHPYYWAGFINTGGFNL